A DNA window from Streptomyces sp. B21-083 contains the following coding sequences:
- a CDS encoding NUDIX hydrolase translates to MATPDFISALRASAGHQLLWLPGVTALVFDDEGRVLLGRRTDTRKWSVIGGIPDPGEQPAACAVREVYEETAVRCVPERVVLVQALDPVTYENGDVCQYMDITFRCRAVGGEARVNDDESLEVAWFTVDALPELNEFALFRIKQAMSDTEAPTWFDTAGFAGSE, encoded by the coding sequence ATGGCTACTCCTGACTTCATCAGCGCTCTCCGTGCCTCGGCCGGTCACCAGTTGCTCTGGCTCCCCGGTGTCACCGCCCTCGTCTTCGACGACGAGGGACGAGTGCTTCTGGGCCGGCGCACCGACACCCGCAAGTGGTCGGTGATCGGCGGCATCCCGGACCCGGGTGAGCAGCCGGCGGCCTGCGCGGTGCGTGAGGTCTACGAGGAGACAGCGGTCCGGTGCGTGCCCGAACGGGTCGTGCTGGTCCAGGCCCTGGACCCGGTGACGTACGAGAACGGTGATGTCTGCCAGTACATGGACATCACCTTCCGCTGCCGGGCAGTCGGCGGGGAGGCGCGGGTCAATGACGACGAGTCCCTGGAAGTCGCCTGGTTCACGGTGGACGCGCTGCCGGAACTGAACGAGTTCGCGCTGTTCCGGATCAAGCAGGCGATGTCCGACACCGAGGCGCCCACCTGGTTCGACACCGCCGGCTTCGCCGGTTCCGAATGA
- the lnt gene encoding apolipoprotein N-acyltransferase, whose product MTATAPSVDEPDQLEPQLAPASRRARLLRLWPAATAALAGVLLYVSFPPRTLWWLALPAFGLFAWVLRGRSWKAGLGLGYLFGLGFLLPLLVWTGVEVGSGPWLALVAVEAVFVALVGAGIAAVSKLPGWPLWAAAVWIAGEAARARVPFRGFPWGKIAFGQADGVFLPLAALGGTPVLGFGVVLCGFGLYEVVRQVIERRRTGAVASVPRAAAVVAALSVAVPVVGALAARTLVSDKAEDGTATVALIQGNVPRAGLDFNAQRRAVLDYHARETLRLAAEVKAGKVARPDFVLWPENSSDVDPFANPDAAAVIENAAKTIGAPISVGGVVGRDGKLYNEQILWDPAKGPTDTYDKRQVQPFGEYLPLRSVLAHINKNWTTMVHQDFSRGTKPGVFTMDGARVGLATCYEAAFDWAVRDTVTHGAQMISVPSNNATFDRSEMTYQQLAMSRIRAVEHSRTVTVPVTSGVSAIIMPDGKITQKTGMFVADSLVQKVPLRSSQTPATKLGILPEMLLVLVAVGGLGWAIGAGVRGRRAGGV is encoded by the coding sequence GTGACCGCCACCGCTCCTTCCGTAGACGAGCCGGACCAGCTCGAACCGCAGCTCGCGCCCGCTTCGCGCCGCGCCCGGCTGCTGCGCCTCTGGCCGGCCGCCACCGCCGCGCTCGCCGGAGTGCTGCTGTACGTCAGCTTCCCGCCCCGCACCCTGTGGTGGCTCGCGCTGCCCGCGTTCGGGCTCTTCGCCTGGGTGCTGCGCGGCCGGTCCTGGAAGGCGGGGCTCGGTCTCGGCTATCTGTTCGGCCTGGGTTTCCTGCTTCCCCTGCTGGTGTGGACCGGTGTGGAGGTCGGCTCCGGGCCCTGGCTGGCGCTGGTCGCCGTCGAGGCCGTCTTCGTCGCGCTGGTCGGCGCGGGCATCGCGGCCGTGTCGAAGCTGCCCGGGTGGCCGCTGTGGGCGGCGGCCGTGTGGATCGCGGGCGAGGCGGCCCGCGCGCGGGTGCCGTTCCGCGGCTTCCCCTGGGGCAAGATCGCCTTCGGCCAGGCGGACGGCGTCTTCCTGCCGCTCGCCGCGCTCGGCGGCACACCCGTACTCGGCTTCGGGGTCGTCCTGTGCGGGTTCGGACTGTACGAGGTCGTGCGCCAGGTGATCGAACGGCGCCGTACCGGTGCCGTGGCTTCCGTGCCGCGTGCCGCCGCGGTCGTCGCCGCGCTGAGTGTGGCCGTCCCCGTGGTGGGCGCCCTGGCCGCGCGGACGCTGGTGAGCGACAAGGCCGAGGACGGCACCGCGACCGTCGCCCTCATCCAGGGCAACGTGCCTCGCGCGGGCCTCGACTTCAACGCCCAGCGGCGTGCCGTGCTCGACTACCACGCGCGGGAGACCCTGCGGCTGGCCGCTGAGGTCAAGGCCGGCAAGGTGGCGCGGCCCGACTTCGTGCTGTGGCCGGAGAACTCCTCCGACGTCGACCCGTTCGCCAACCCCGACGCCGCCGCGGTCATCGAGAACGCGGCCAAAACGATCGGGGCACCCATCTCGGTCGGGGGTGTCGTCGGACGGGACGGCAAGCTCTACAACGAGCAGATCCTGTGGGACCCGGCGAAGGGCCCGACCGACACCTACGACAAGCGGCAGGTCCAGCCCTTCGGCGAGTACCTCCCGCTGCGCTCGGTGCTGGCGCACATCAACAAGAACTGGACCACCATGGTCCACCAGGACTTCAGCCGGGGCACCAAGCCGGGTGTGTTCACCATGGACGGCGCCAGGGTCGGCCTGGCCACCTGCTACGAGGCCGCCTTCGACTGGGCGGTGCGCGACACCGTCACCCACGGCGCCCAGATGATCTCCGTGCCGAGCAACAACGCCACCTTCGACCGCAGCGAGATGACCTACCAGCAGCTCGCGATGTCCCGTATCCGCGCCGTCGAGCACAGCCGGACCGTCACGGTCCCGGTGACCAGCGGCGTGAGCGCGATCATCATGCCGGACGGGAAGATCACCCAGAAGACCGGCATGTTCGTGGCCGACTCCCTCGTCCAGAAGGTGCCGCTGCGCTCCTCTCAGACGCCTGCCACCAAGCTCGGCATCCTGCCCGAGATGCTCCTCGTCCTGGTCGCCGTCGGCGGTCTCGGCTGGGCGATCGGCGCAGGTGTGCGCGGGCGGCGCGCCGGTGGCGTGTAG
- a CDS encoding O-antigen ligase family protein — MTSAADASSDSERRNVSDAAGVVVLGACATWSLITAATHDGRPEGVLLAVLAVAAGYAAGRICGALLPVAAPCTAALAGFGLALAAPHTLPGPQTAAPPGHLGAVAALLVLATGAVCCAAWAARPPLLRRVLRAVAAGITVASAALGPVAGFVLCAAVLLCSLAADHMPRRGVGLAGLALTAALVAGSVWAAAEDVLPGGLSDSLEGQLGEDRLQLWRDAVTLAHRDPALGVGPGRFAELGETASRSLPAEARPHSAPLQQAAEQGVVGVALLAAVFCWVLYTLWRTPRPTSVALTAGAALTALAALATVGNVLSFTTVTVGAGLLAGLATARPLVYETSDSAPTRAREQREHR; from the coding sequence ATGACGTCGGCGGCGGACGCGTCGTCGGACAGTGAGAGACGCAACGTCTCCGACGCGGCGGGCGTCGTCGTACTGGGCGCGTGTGCGACCTGGTCGCTGATCACGGCGGCCACGCACGACGGCCGCCCCGAGGGCGTGCTCCTGGCGGTGCTCGCGGTGGCCGCCGGTTACGCGGCGGGACGGATCTGCGGGGCACTGCTGCCGGTCGCCGCCCCTTGTACGGCGGCGCTGGCCGGGTTCGGGCTTGCGCTGGCCGCGCCGCACACTCTGCCGGGGCCGCAGACCGCCGCTCCGCCCGGGCACCTCGGGGCGGTGGCCGCGCTGCTGGTCCTGGCCACCGGCGCGGTCTGCTGCGCCGCCTGGGCGGCGCGCCCGCCGCTGCTGCGACGGGTGCTGCGCGCCGTGGCCGCCGGGATCACGGTGGCGTCGGCGGCGCTCGGCCCGGTCGCCGGATTCGTCCTCTGTGCCGCCGTCCTGCTCTGCTCGCTCGCCGCCGACCACATGCCGCGCCGGGGCGTGGGCCTCGCGGGGCTGGCACTGACGGCGGCCCTGGTGGCCGGGTCGGTGTGGGCCGCCGCCGAGGACGTACTGCCGGGCGGGCTGTCCGACTCGCTGGAGGGACAACTGGGCGAGGATCGGCTCCAGCTGTGGCGAGACGCCGTGACGCTGGCACACCGGGACCCGGCGCTGGGCGTGGGGCCGGGCAGGTTCGCGGAGCTCGGCGAGACGGCTTCCCGGTCGCTGCCGGCCGAGGCCCGGCCGCACTCCGCGCCCCTCCAGCAGGCGGCCGAGCAGGGTGTGGTCGGTGTGGCCCTGCTGGCGGCGGTCTTCTGCTGGGTGCTGTACACCCTGTGGCGCACCCCGCGCCCGACCTCCGTCGCGCTGACCGCGGGCGCGGCCCTGACGGCTCTGGCCGCCCTCGCGACGGTCGGCAACGTACTGAGCTTCACCACGGTGACCGTGGGCGCGGGCCTCCTGGCGGGCCTGGCGACGGCCCGGCCACTCGTCTACGAGACCTCCGACTCGGCGCCGACACGCGCGCGGGAGCAGCGGGAACACCGGTGA
- a CDS encoding glutamate racemase, whose protein sequence is MKIALMDSGIGLLPAAAAVRRLRPDADLVLSLDPAGMPWGPRTTQDLTERALAVAEAAAAQRPDALIVGCNTATVHALTALRARFEPELPVIGTVPAIKPAAAGGGPFAIWATPATTGSPYQRGLIRDFAEGVAVTEVPCWGLAEAVEHADESAIDAAISAAAALTPDEVTTVVLGCTHYELVAERIREAVQQPGLPPLVLHGSAGAVAAQTLRRLGAHPAPEATADGTLTALLNGTEGPLPAAALSYEEGRLLQAATPVR, encoded by the coding sequence GTGAAGATCGCGCTGATGGACTCCGGAATCGGACTTCTGCCGGCAGCCGCGGCGGTACGGCGGCTGCGCCCCGACGCGGATCTCGTGCTCTCCCTGGACCCCGCGGGCATGCCCTGGGGCCCACGCACCACGCAGGACCTCACCGAGCGTGCCCTGGCCGTCGCCGAGGCCGCCGCCGCCCAGCGGCCCGACGCCCTGATCGTCGGCTGCAACACCGCGACCGTGCACGCCCTGACCGCCCTGCGCGCCCGCTTCGAACCGGAGCTGCCGGTCATCGGTACGGTCCCGGCGATCAAGCCCGCCGCCGCCGGAGGCGGTCCCTTCGCGATCTGGGCCACCCCCGCCACCACCGGCAGCCCCTATCAGCGTGGCCTCATCCGGGACTTCGCCGAGGGCGTGGCGGTCACCGAGGTGCCCTGTTGGGGACTGGCCGAAGCCGTCGAACACGCGGACGAGTCGGCGATCGACGCCGCCATCTCCGCCGCTGCCGCCCTCACCCCCGACGAGGTAACGACCGTCGTCCTGGGCTGCACCCATTACGAACTCGTCGCCGAGCGCATCAGGGAGGCCGTCCAGCAGCCCGGCCTCCCCCCGCTCGTCCTGCACGGCTCGGCCGGCGCGGTGGCCGCCCAGACGCTCCGCAGGCTCGGCGCGCACCCCGCCCCGGAGGCGACGGCGGACGGCACCCTCACCGCACTGCTGAACGGCACCGAGGGCCCGCTGCCCGCGGCCGCGCTGTCCTACGAGGAAGGCCGGCTCCTGCAGGCGGCCACCCCCGTCCGCTGA
- a CDS encoding glycosyltransferase yields the protein MWIAVGSLAAWLWLLLCQGFFWRTDVRLPSYDREPESWPAVCVVVPARDEAAVLPASLPSLLAQDYPGRAEVFLVDDGSSDGTGELARELSRSHGGLPLTVDSPGEPPAGWTGKLWAVRHGIGLARARGPEFLLLTDADIAHTPDSLRELVAAARGGGFDVVSLMARLRVESAWERLVVPAFVYFFAQLYPFRRIGRKGSRTAAAAGGCVLLRTETAERARIPDAIHHAVIDDVALARAVKCGGGHIWLGLAERVDSVRPYPRLHDLWRMVSRSAYTQLRHSPPLLLGTVLGLALVYLVPPFALLAGLGTGTTPAAVCGGLAWLVMAGTYAPMLRYYGQPLWLAPLLPFTAFLYLLMTVDSAVQHYRGRGAAWKGRTYARPETAAEES from the coding sequence GTGTGGATCGCCGTCGGATCACTCGCCGCCTGGCTGTGGTTGCTGCTGTGCCAGGGCTTCTTCTGGCGTACGGACGTCAGACTGCCGTCGTACGACCGGGAGCCGGAGTCCTGGCCCGCCGTCTGTGTCGTCGTCCCGGCACGCGACGAGGCCGCCGTACTGCCCGCGAGTCTGCCGTCGCTGCTCGCCCAGGACTATCCGGGGCGGGCCGAGGTCTTCCTCGTCGACGACGGCAGTTCCGACGGCACCGGGGAGCTGGCCCGGGAACTGTCGCGCAGCCATGGCGGGCTGCCGCTGACCGTGGACTCGCCCGGTGAGCCGCCCGCGGGCTGGACGGGCAAGCTGTGGGCCGTACGCCACGGGATCGGCCTGGCACGCGCGCGTGGACCCGAGTTCCTGCTGCTGACCGACGCGGACATCGCCCACACGCCGGACAGCCTGCGCGAACTGGTGGCGGCGGCGCGGGGCGGCGGCTTCGACGTCGTGTCGCTGATGGCCAGGCTGCGGGTGGAGAGCGCCTGGGAGCGGCTCGTCGTACCGGCCTTCGTGTACTTCTTCGCGCAGCTCTATCCCTTCCGCCGGATCGGCCGGAAGGGATCCCGGACGGCGGCAGCCGCGGGCGGGTGCGTGCTGCTGCGCACGGAGACGGCCGAGCGGGCCCGGATCCCGGACGCCATCCACCACGCCGTCATCGACGACGTGGCGCTCGCCCGGGCCGTCAAGTGCGGCGGGGGCCACATCTGGCTGGGGCTCGCCGAGCGGGTGGACAGTGTGCGGCCCTACCCGCGCCTGCACGACCTGTGGCGGATGGTCTCGCGCAGCGCGTACACGCAGTTGCGCCACAGCCCGCCGCTTCTGCTCGGCACGGTGCTCGGCCTCGCGCTGGTGTATCTGGTGCCGCCGTTCGCCCTGCTCGCCGGGCTCGGCACCGGGACGACACCCGCGGCGGTGTGCGGCGGCCTCGCGTGGCTGGTGATGGCGGGGACGTACGCCCCGATGCTGCGCTACTACGGGCAGCCGCTGTGGCTCGCTCCCCTGCTGCCGTTCACCGCGTTCCTGTATCTCCTCATGACGGTCGACTCGGCGGTCCAGCA